One Micromonospora sp. FIMYZ51 genomic window carries:
- a CDS encoding bifunctional cytidylyltransferase/SDR family oxidoreductase, translated as MTQDLTTEPGTRRENPAPWRPSRTVAVVLAGGTGTRLGLGIPKQLLKIAGKPIIEHTLAVFEAAPEIDEIIVLMASGHVDEARRIVDKAGFRKVTKVIEGGDTRNATTRIALDAVGEGDCNILFHDAVRPLLNGRIVRECVNALWTYSAVDVAIPSADTIIQVDENDCITDIPVRATLRRGQTPQAFRSGTIREAYRRAEGDPNFAATDDCGVVLRYLPETPIKVIDGSDENIKVTHPVDVHLADKLFQLAAAKVPRLADQRAYSEEVAGRTIVVFGGSYGIGHDLTELARRHGAQVFPFSRSSTGTHVERPEDVEAALKTAFDATGRIDHVVVTAGILEKGALAEMDQDTIDRVLQVNFVGPVTVARQALPYLQHTKGQLLLYTSSSYTRGRADYALYSATKAALVNLTQALSDEWAEQGVRVNIINPERTATPMRTKAFGEEPEHTLLAAETVAQASLDVLISDLTGQVIDVRRPPGEAAPLAVPAPAQADRPIDTAPVG; from the coding sequence ATGACGCAGGACCTGACCACCGAACCGGGCACCCGGCGGGAGAACCCGGCGCCGTGGCGACCCTCCCGGACGGTGGCCGTGGTGCTTGCCGGCGGCACCGGCACCCGCCTGGGCCTCGGCATCCCCAAGCAGCTCCTGAAGATCGCCGGTAAGCCGATCATCGAGCACACGCTTGCCGTCTTCGAGGCCGCGCCGGAGATCGACGAGATCATCGTGCTGATGGCCAGCGGCCACGTCGACGAGGCGCGACGGATCGTCGACAAGGCCGGCTTCCGCAAGGTCACCAAGGTCATCGAGGGCGGCGACACCCGCAACGCCACCACCCGCATCGCGCTGGACGCGGTCGGCGAAGGGGACTGCAACATCCTCTTCCACGACGCGGTACGACCGCTGCTCAACGGCCGGATCGTCCGGGAGTGCGTGAACGCCCTCTGGACCTACTCGGCGGTCGACGTGGCCATCCCGTCGGCCGACACGATCATCCAGGTGGACGAGAACGACTGCATCACCGACATCCCGGTCCGGGCCACGCTGCGCCGGGGCCAGACCCCGCAGGCCTTCCGCTCCGGGACCATCCGGGAGGCGTACCGCCGGGCCGAGGGTGACCCGAACTTCGCCGCCACCGACGACTGCGGCGTGGTGCTGCGCTACCTGCCCGAGACCCCGATCAAGGTGATCGACGGCTCGGACGAGAACATCAAGGTCACCCACCCGGTCGACGTGCACCTGGCCGACAAGCTGTTCCAGCTGGCCGCCGCCAAGGTGCCCCGGCTGGCCGACCAGCGGGCCTACAGCGAGGAGGTCGCCGGCCGGACGATAGTCGTCTTCGGCGGCAGCTACGGCATCGGCCACGACCTGACCGAGCTGGCCCGCCGGCACGGCGCGCAGGTCTTCCCGTTCAGCCGCTCCAGCACCGGCACCCACGTGGAGCGGCCCGAGGACGTCGAGGCCGCGCTGAAGACCGCCTTCGACGCCACCGGCCGCATCGACCACGTGGTGGTCACCGCCGGCATCCTGGAGAAGGGCGCGCTGGCCGAGATGGACCAGGACACCATCGACCGGGTGCTCCAGGTCAACTTCGTCGGCCCGGTGACCGTCGCCCGGCAGGCCCTGCCGTACCTCCAGCACACCAAGGGCCAGCTGCTGCTCTACACCTCCAGCTCGTACACCCGGGGGCGGGCCGACTACGCGCTCTACTCGGCGACCAAGGCCGCCCTGGTCAACCTCACCCAGGCGCTGTCGGACGAGTGGGCGGAGCAGGGCGTCCGGGTGAACATCATCAACCCGGAGCGAACCGCCACCCCGATGCGAACCAAGGCGTTCGGCGAGGAGCCCGAGCACACCCTGCTCGCCGCCGAGACCGTCGCCCAGGCCTCGCTGGACGTACTGATCTCGGACCTCACCGGCCAGGTGATCGACGTCCGCCGGCCGCCCGGCGAGGCCGCGCCGCTCGCCGTGCCGGCGCCCGCCCAGGCCGACCGGCCGATCGACACCGCACCCGTCGGCTGA
- a CDS encoding ABC transporter ATP-binding protein, which produces MSNDVTVTLPRIQERIPTVVVDDAHVVYRVHRRRGAGNTSPATAFKRLLTRTSAPNVRQVHAVRGVTFTAYRGEAIGLIGTNGSGKSTLLRAIAGLLPVEHGAIYTQGQPSLLGVNAALLNDLPGERNVTLGCLAMGMHPAEVQRKLPEIIEFSGINQRGDFASLPMRTYSSGMSARLRFSIAAAKQHDVLLIDEALATGDKKFRKRSEKRVRELRESAGTVFLVSHQLSSVRDTCERTIWLESGEMRMDGPTDEVIRAYEAFTNGK; this is translated from the coding sequence ATGTCCAATGATGTGACGGTGACCCTGCCCCGGATCCAGGAGCGGATCCCGACCGTCGTGGTGGACGACGCACACGTCGTCTACCGGGTGCACCGGCGGCGCGGCGCGGGCAACACCAGCCCGGCGACGGCCTTCAAGCGGCTGCTGACCCGTACCTCCGCGCCGAACGTCCGGCAGGTGCACGCGGTGCGCGGCGTCACCTTCACCGCGTACCGCGGTGAGGCGATCGGGTTGATCGGCACCAACGGTTCCGGCAAGTCGACCCTGTTGCGGGCCATCGCCGGGCTGCTGCCGGTGGAGCACGGCGCGATCTACACCCAGGGGCAGCCCTCGCTGCTCGGGGTGAACGCCGCGCTCCTCAACGACCTGCCCGGCGAGCGCAACGTCACGCTCGGCTGCCTGGCCATGGGCATGCACCCGGCGGAGGTGCAGCGCAAGCTGCCGGAGATCATCGAGTTCTCCGGGATCAACCAGCGCGGTGACTTCGCCTCGCTGCCGATGCGTACCTACTCCTCCGGCATGTCGGCCCGGCTGCGGTTTTCCATCGCCGCGGCCAAGCAGCACGACGTGCTGCTGATCGACGAGGCCCTCGCCACCGGCGACAAGAAGTTCCGCAAGCGCAGCGAGAAGCGGGTCCGGGAGCTGCGGGAGAGCGCCGGCACCGTGTTCCTGGTGAGCCACCAGCTCTCCTCGGTGCGGGACACGTGCGAACGGACAATCTGGCTGGAATCGGGCGAGATGCGGATGGACGGCCCGACCGATGAGGTAATTCGCGCCTACGAAGCATTCACCAACGGCAAGTAG
- a CDS encoding ABC transporter permease, protein MANALADPDSGLTPAQLAARHGLRVAGERPSLGRYTRQLWQYRHFIAAYASAKLTASFSNARLGQLWQVLTPLTNAAVYYLIFGLVLEQSRGVDNFLAYLTTGVFIFNFTQTSVQNGTKAISGQLGLIRALHFPRASLPLAITTTQFQQLFGSIVVLLVIVLVTGEPITLMWLMLVPAVLLQAIFTAGLTMAVARLGSKATDLKQVMPFILRAWMYGSGVLYSVELFARNLPEWTTTVLQFNPLLVYIELARVSLLESTPLLNESLPQAWLIALGWALVMGIGGYLYFWRGEQEYGRG, encoded by the coding sequence ATGGCCAACGCGCTGGCCGACCCCGATTCCGGCCTCACCCCGGCCCAGCTGGCCGCCCGGCACGGGCTGCGGGTAGCTGGCGAGCGACCCTCGCTCGGCCGTTACACCCGCCAGCTCTGGCAGTACCGGCACTTCATCGCCGCGTACGCCAGCGCCAAGCTGACCGCCTCGTTCAGCAACGCTCGACTCGGGCAGCTCTGGCAGGTGCTCACCCCGCTCACCAACGCGGCGGTCTACTACCTGATCTTCGGTCTGGTCCTCGAACAGAGCCGGGGCGTGGACAACTTCCTCGCCTACCTGACCACCGGCGTGTTCATCTTCAACTTCACCCAGACCAGCGTGCAGAACGGCACCAAGGCGATCAGCGGCCAGCTCGGCCTGATCCGCGCGCTGCACTTCCCGCGGGCCAGCCTGCCGCTGGCCATCACCACCACGCAGTTCCAGCAGCTGTTCGGATCGATCGTGGTGCTGCTGGTGATCGTGCTGGTGACCGGGGAGCCGATCACCCTGATGTGGCTGATGCTGGTGCCGGCGGTGCTGCTCCAGGCGATCTTCACCGCCGGGCTGACCATGGCGGTGGCGCGGCTGGGCTCCAAGGCCACCGACCTGAAGCAGGTGATGCCCTTCATCCTGCGGGCCTGGATGTACGGCTCCGGCGTGCTCTACAGCGTCGAGCTGTTCGCCCGGAACCTGCCCGAATGGACCACCACGGTGCTCCAGTTCAACCCTCTGCTTGTCTACATCGAGCTGGCCCGGGTCTCCCTGCTGGAGAGCACCCCGCTGCTCAACGAGTCCCTGCCGCAGGCCTGGCTGATCGCGCTGGGCTGGGCGCTGGTCATGGGGATCGGTGGCTACCTCTACTTCTGGCGCGGCGAACAGGAGTACGGCCGTGGTTGA
- a CDS encoding TetR/AcrR family transcriptional regulator — protein MKTDKRRAPAGAAVLRDEITTAIRRAVTKELAEVGYGRLSIEAVARRAGVSKTAVYRRWRSKLELVLDVVSAVARRKLPLLDTGTLDGDVRLLLLVVTGALGHPLASQIIPDLLAEAARNPQIAGTLQGALNDYQDRIGKIVIGRAVERGELPAGADPRVAADLIVGPVYWRLAIARVPLEPPELARLADAAVAALRVACAEPDRDQPA, from the coding sequence GTGAAGACCGACAAGAGGCGGGCGCCGGCCGGTGCCGCGGTGCTCCGTGACGAGATCACCACGGCGATCCGCCGCGCGGTCACCAAGGAACTGGCGGAAGTAGGCTACGGCCGGCTGTCGATCGAAGCGGTGGCGCGTCGGGCCGGAGTGAGCAAGACCGCGGTCTATCGCCGGTGGCGCTCCAAGCTCGAACTGGTGCTTGACGTGGTCTCGGCCGTCGCGCGCCGCAAGCTGCCGCTGCTGGACACCGGGACCCTCGACGGCGACGTACGGCTGCTGCTGCTCGTGGTGACCGGAGCGCTGGGGCACCCCCTGGCGTCGCAGATCATCCCCGATCTGCTCGCCGAGGCGGCGCGCAACCCGCAGATCGCCGGCACGCTCCAGGGCGCCCTGAACGACTACCAGGACCGGATCGGCAAGATCGTCATCGGCCGGGCGGTCGAGCGCGGCGAACTGCCCGCCGGTGCCGACCCCCGGGTCGCCGCCGACCTGATCGTCGGGCCGGTCTACTGGCGGCTGGCCATCGCCCGGGTGCCGTTGGAGCCACCCGAACTCGCCCGGCTGGCGGACGCCGCAGTGGCCGCCCTCCGGGTGGCGTGTGCCGAGCCGGACCGGGACCAACCGGCCTGA
- a CDS encoding DegT/DnrJ/EryC1/StrS family aminotransferase, whose protein sequence is MAGQHPDFIPPARPIIGEAEIEAAVRVLRSGKVVQGPEVAAFEEEFGELVGDRHCVAVNSGTSALQLTLLALGFGPGDEVIVPSFSFAASANAVRLVGAEPIFVDIEPDTFCVDPEAVAAAVTPRTVAIMPVHLYGHPAAMDKIMAVAQRHGLAVVEDAAQAHGASLHGTPVGAFGTAGCFSFYPTKNMHSLEGGMISTADAGLARTLRLLRNQGMEQRYANEIVGANMRMTDVAAAIGRVQLTQLAEWTEQRRANAKYLDSKINGMVTPPVADAARHVYHQYTVRARGNRDAAQARLTELGIGNAVYYPTPIHRLKPYLGKDGQPGPWELPETERAAAEVISLPVHPSLSPADLERIADAANLAGGAR, encoded by the coding sequence ATGGCTGGGCAGCACCCGGACTTCATACCGCCAGCCCGGCCGATCATCGGCGAAGCCGAGATCGAAGCGGCTGTGCGGGTGCTGCGTAGCGGCAAGGTCGTGCAGGGGCCCGAGGTCGCGGCGTTCGAGGAGGAGTTCGGCGAGCTGGTCGGCGACCGGCACTGCGTAGCCGTCAACTCCGGCACCTCCGCCCTCCAACTGACCCTGCTGGCGCTCGGCTTCGGCCCGGGCGACGAGGTCATCGTGCCGTCGTTCTCCTTCGCGGCCAGCGCCAACGCCGTACGGCTGGTCGGTGCCGAGCCGATCTTCGTGGACATCGAGCCGGACACCTTCTGTGTCGACCCGGAAGCGGTCGCCGCCGCGGTCACCCCGCGGACCGTCGCCATCATGCCGGTGCACCTGTACGGTCACCCCGCTGCGATGGACAAGATCATGGCGGTCGCGCAGCGGCACGGCCTGGCCGTCGTCGAGGACGCCGCCCAGGCCCACGGCGCCAGCCTGCACGGCACTCCGGTCGGTGCGTTCGGCACCGCCGGCTGTTTCAGCTTCTATCCCACCAAGAACATGCACTCCCTGGAGGGAGGCATGATCAGCACCGCGGACGCCGGGCTCGCCCGCACCCTGCGGCTGCTGCGCAACCAGGGCATGGAGCAGCGGTACGCCAACGAGATCGTCGGGGCCAACATGCGGATGACCGACGTGGCCGCCGCGATCGGCCGGGTGCAGCTCACGCAGCTCGCCGAGTGGACCGAGCAGCGCCGGGCCAACGCCAAGTACCTCGACTCGAAGATCAACGGCATGGTCACCCCGCCGGTGGCGGACGCCGCCCGGCACGTGTACCACCAGTACACCGTCCGGGCCCGGGGCAACCGGGACGCGGCCCAGGCCCGCCTCACCGAACTGGGCATCGGCAACGCCGTCTACTACCCGACCCCGATCCACCGGCTCAAGCCGTACCTGGGCAAGGACGGCCAGCCCGGCCCGTGGGAGCTGCCGGAGACCGAGCGGGCCGCCGCCGAGGTGATCTCGCTGCCGGTGCACCCCTCGCTGAGCCCCGCCGACCTGGAGCGGATCGCCGACGCCGCGAACCTCGCCGGTGGTGCCCGGTGA
- a CDS encoding Gfo/Idh/MocA family oxidoreductase: MSARQGGKLRAGLIGLGAMGRNHARVLSGLDGVELVGIVDPLGDPNGLLRAPVLPELSELLALDIDYAVVACPTALHEPIGLELAAHGVSALIEKPLAQSVEAATRLVEAFESRGLVAGVGHIERYNPALQNLRSRLEAGELGEVYQVVTRRQGPFPHRIADVGVVLDLATHDIDLTSWVTGQEYASVSARTVSRSGRLHEDMVAAVGLLSDGTMVNHLVNWLSPLKERSTVITGDRGCFVADTLTADLTFYANGAIDTEWEALRAFRGVAEGDMVRYAIPKREPLLVEHERFRDAVEGKESDIVTLRQGLRTVEVAGCLVRSARDGVTIPIEGGTPR; the protein is encoded by the coding sequence GTGAGCGCGCGACAGGGTGGCAAGCTGCGCGCCGGCCTGATCGGCCTGGGCGCGATGGGCCGCAACCACGCCCGGGTACTGTCCGGTCTGGACGGAGTCGAGCTGGTCGGGATCGTCGACCCGCTCGGTGACCCCAACGGCCTGCTCCGGGCGCCGGTCCTGCCCGAGCTGAGCGAACTGCTGGCCCTCGACATCGACTACGCCGTGGTCGCCTGCCCGACCGCGCTGCACGAGCCGATCGGGCTCGAACTCGCCGCCCACGGGGTGTCGGCGCTGATCGAGAAGCCGCTCGCGCAGTCCGTCGAGGCGGCGACCCGGCTGGTCGAGGCGTTCGAGAGCCGCGGGCTGGTGGCCGGGGTCGGCCACATCGAGCGGTACAACCCCGCCCTGCAAAACCTGCGGTCTCGTCTGGAAGCGGGCGAGTTGGGCGAGGTCTACCAGGTGGTGACCCGACGGCAGGGTCCGTTCCCGCACCGGATCGCCGATGTCGGCGTGGTGCTCGACCTGGCCACCCACGACATCGACCTGACCAGCTGGGTGACCGGCCAGGAGTACGCCTCGGTGTCGGCCCGGACGGTCTCCCGCAGCGGCCGGCTGCACGAGGACATGGTGGCGGCCGTCGGCCTGCTCTCCGACGGCACGATGGTCAACCACCTGGTCAACTGGCTCAGCCCGCTCAAGGAACGGTCCACTGTGATCACCGGTGACCGGGGCTGCTTCGTCGCCGACACGCTCACCGCCGACCTGACCTTCTACGCCAACGGCGCCATCGACACTGAGTGGGAGGCGTTGCGGGCCTTCCGCGGCGTCGCCGAGGGCGACATGGTCCGCTACGCCATCCCCAAGCGCGAACCGCTGCTTGTCGAGCACGAGCGATTCCGGGACGCGGTCGAGGGCAAGGAGAGCGACATCGTCACGCTCCGGCAGGGGCTGCGGACGGTCGAGGTGGCCGGCTGCCTGGTGCGTTCGGCCCGCGACGGCGTGACGATTCCGATCGAGGGCGGGACGCCCCGGTGA
- the galE gene encoding UDP-glucose 4-epimerase GalE, translated as MKVLIAGGAGFIGSTIASACLDAGITPVILDNLSTGRAEFAADRIFYQGDIADRRLIDRIFAEHPDIEAAVHCAALIVVPDSVAHPLSYYRENVGKSVEFVDALVGNGCDRLLFSSSAAIYQPGEDFAVDESSPVAATSPYGRSKAMVEQVLQDSARAYPLHVISLRYFNPVGADPKMRTGLQLARPTHVLGKMIEAARTGSTFQLTGADWPTRDGSGIRDYVHVWDLARAHVEALRRFDTILPTEHGERYQVINLGTGDGTTVRELLAAFHAVLGRPIPTAVSDRRPGDSAGTYTRSERARQLLGWEPTLSLRDGIRHSLQWDELRDQVLGGDADPHLLPVGATGR; from the coding sequence GTGAAGGTCCTGATCGCCGGCGGCGCCGGATTCATCGGCAGCACGATCGCCTCGGCCTGTCTGGATGCCGGGATCACTCCGGTCATCCTGGACAACCTCAGTACCGGACGGGCCGAGTTCGCCGCGGACCGGATCTTCTACCAGGGTGACATCGCCGACCGGCGACTGATCGACCGGATCTTCGCCGAACACCCCGACATCGAGGCGGCCGTGCACTGTGCGGCGCTGATCGTGGTGCCGGACTCGGTCGCCCACCCGCTCAGCTACTACCGGGAGAACGTCGGCAAGTCGGTGGAGTTCGTGGACGCGCTCGTCGGCAACGGGTGCGACAGGTTGCTCTTCAGCTCCTCGGCGGCGATCTACCAGCCCGGCGAGGACTTCGCCGTGGACGAGTCCTCTCCGGTGGCCGCCACCAGCCCGTACGGGCGCAGCAAGGCGATGGTCGAGCAGGTGCTCCAGGACAGCGCCCGGGCCTACCCCCTGCACGTCATCTCGCTGCGCTACTTCAACCCGGTCGGCGCCGACCCGAAGATGCGTACCGGGCTCCAGTTGGCCCGTCCCACGCACGTGCTCGGCAAGATGATCGAGGCAGCGCGTACCGGGTCGACGTTCCAGCTCACCGGGGCCGACTGGCCCACCCGCGACGGCTCCGGCATCCGTGACTACGTGCACGTGTGGGATCTCGCCCGCGCCCATGTCGAGGCGTTGCGCCGGTTCGACACCATCCTGCCGACCGAGCACGGCGAGCGGTACCAGGTGATCAACCTGGGGACGGGCGACGGCACGACGGTGCGCGAGCTGCTGGCGGCCTTCCACGCCGTGCTGGGTCGGCCGATCCCGACCGCGGTCTCCGACCGCCGCCCGGGCGACTCGGCCGGTACCTACACCCGCAGCGAGCGGGCCCGACAGCTGCTGGGCTGGGAGCCGACCCTGTCGCTTCGCGACGGCATCCGCCACTCGTTGCAGTGGGACGAGTTGCGTGACCAGGTGCTGGGCGGCGACGCGGACCCGCACCTGTTGCCGGTCGGCGCCACCGGCCGGTAG
- a CDS encoding glycosyltransferase family 1 protein has product MSDVLLVTGVSPKPGILTTAVTRLREVGARVHLVGALDIEDVPADLALDGLCALPADIAKATPNRAAARATPGERVWTQVWRESWAREQARSADVLVALDAHAIYTVWRMAQRNPAAAARYGVQAAVQAVLDGPGQPAPKSLQRPTTSVRQRVHRLINAAPRAAVDAVTARPIMRSKAGTQLWLKAVRAPKMPDSLRSKVAYQVAEGMAWADRPDGEALILAATASKLRKPAARARMLADAASRELKAGMPPRDLDSAVQALLSVADQRHRADEQAAAADLLNRAMTLAFDRVLHIDQLSSPLAEDPEGFVAPFRRSEAAATLAKPRGRRQPAAAPPTDRPLRLLIATSANDNFLKLIREHYDAHPGVEVRFLDLAANASLKSVTWAAKHMLQDRLSAEATPYHEKVEDRLRGHLDWADTVFVDWCVAPAALFTVVDPGTTRIIVRLHSYEALSRWPHLVDFSRVDDLIFVADHIKDLTTALVPYLQGPDAPRMHVLDNAMDLRGFQIEKSPEARFQLGLVGIGQVAKDPRWALQVLRLLRRRDDRYRLLLVGGDMNPDVSLASRQYLEAFNRDVDDLVAAGAVRRFGPTNNVPKVLTDVGVILSSSVREGCHCGLMEGAASGAVPVVRDWPFFAGRPHSARTLYPQGWVIGSPEEAVERILATTGTDQAWRDSGREAAEYALGAWDWSVVKHRFDRLLLGDAAR; this is encoded by the coding sequence ATGAGCGATGTGTTGCTGGTGACCGGCGTATCGCCGAAGCCAGGGATCCTGACCACCGCCGTGACCCGGCTGCGCGAGGTCGGCGCGCGGGTCCACCTGGTCGGGGCGCTCGACATCGAGGACGTTCCCGCCGACCTGGCGCTGGACGGGCTCTGCGCCCTGCCGGCGGACATCGCCAAAGCGACCCCCAACCGGGCGGCTGCCCGGGCCACGCCGGGTGAGCGGGTCTGGACCCAGGTGTGGCGGGAGTCCTGGGCGCGGGAGCAGGCCCGCAGCGCGGACGTGCTGGTCGCCCTGGATGCGCACGCGATCTACACGGTGTGGCGAATGGCGCAGCGCAACCCCGCTGCCGCCGCCCGGTACGGCGTCCAGGCGGCGGTGCAGGCCGTGCTCGACGGGCCGGGCCAGCCGGCGCCGAAGTCGCTGCAACGCCCGACGACGTCGGTCCGGCAGCGGGTACACCGTCTGATCAACGCCGCGCCCCGGGCGGCGGTCGACGCCGTCACCGCCCGACCGATCATGCGCAGCAAGGCCGGCACCCAACTCTGGCTGAAGGCGGTACGGGCGCCGAAGATGCCCGACTCGCTGCGTTCCAAGGTCGCCTATCAGGTGGCCGAGGGAATGGCCTGGGCCGACCGGCCCGACGGCGAGGCGTTGATCCTCGCCGCCACCGCCAGCAAGCTGCGCAAGCCGGCCGCCCGGGCCCGGATGCTTGCCGACGCGGCCAGCCGGGAGCTGAAGGCGGGCATGCCGCCGCGCGATCTGGACAGCGCGGTGCAGGCGCTGCTCTCCGTCGCCGACCAGCGGCACCGGGCCGACGAGCAGGCCGCCGCGGCCGATCTGCTCAACCGGGCGATGACCCTCGCCTTCGACCGGGTGCTGCACATCGACCAGCTCAGCTCCCCGTTGGCGGAGGACCCGGAAGGGTTCGTGGCACCGTTCCGGCGTTCCGAGGCGGCGGCCACGTTGGCCAAGCCGCGCGGTCGCCGGCAGCCGGCCGCCGCACCGCCGACCGACCGACCGCTGCGGCTGCTGATCGCGACAAGCGCCAACGACAACTTCCTCAAGCTGATCCGGGAACACTACGACGCGCATCCCGGGGTCGAGGTCCGCTTCCTGGACCTGGCCGCGAACGCCTCGCTCAAGAGCGTCACGTGGGCCGCCAAGCACATGCTCCAGGACCGGCTCTCCGCCGAGGCCACGCCGTACCACGAGAAGGTCGAGGACCGGCTCCGCGGCCACCTGGACTGGGCCGACACGGTCTTCGTGGACTGGTGTGTGGCCCCCGCCGCGCTGTTCACCGTCGTGGACCCGGGCACCACCCGGATCATCGTCCGGCTGCACAGCTACGAGGCGCTGTCCCGCTGGCCGCACCTGGTGGACTTCTCCCGGGTCGACGACCTGATCTTCGTGGCCGACCACATCAAGGACCTGACCACCGCCCTGGTGCCCTACCTACAGGGTCCGGACGCGCCCCGGATGCACGTCCTGGACAACGCGATGGACCTGCGCGGCTTCCAGATCGAGAAGTCGCCGGAGGCCCGCTTCCAGCTGGGCCTGGTCGGCATCGGTCAGGTCGCCAAGGACCCGCGCTGGGCGTTGCAGGTGCTGCGGCTGTTGCGCCGACGCGACGACCGCTACCGGCTGCTCCTCGTCGGCGGCGACATGAACCCCGATGTCAGCCTCGCCAGCCGGCAGTACCTTGAGGCGTTCAACCGCGACGTCGACGACCTGGTGGCGGCCGGTGCGGTGCGGCGGTTCGGGCCGACGAACAACGTGCCGAAGGTACTCACCGACGTCGGCGTGATCCTCAGTTCGTCGGTACGCGAGGGCTGCCACTGTGGCCTGATGGAGGGTGCCGCGAGCGGCGCCGTTCCGGTGGTACGGGACTGGCCCTTCTTCGCCGGTCGACCGCACAGTGCGCGCACCCTCTACCCGCAGGGCTGGGTGATCGGCAGCCCGGAGGAGGCCGTCGAGCGGATCCTCGCCACCACCGGCACCGACCAGGCGTGGCGCGACAGCGGCCGGGAGGCCGCCGAGTACGCGCTCGGCGCATGGGACTGGTCCGTGGTCAAGCACCGCTTCGACCGGCTCCTGCTGGGCGACGCCGCCCGCTGA
- a CDS encoding glycosyltransferase yields the protein MNVLPSSSDRKVPPHLIYLAIGFPPAAKSCAYRMRETANQFRQLGWDVTVVTIAAESWERDSGLDVTLLEQVDPGIKVVELPLAREDLETDIRKFSEERALRPVKWLSNLRKRETKIFPEPVFGGWRSTLEQAVLDIHEQHPADLLLASCVPYVNLAAAWKLYETHRVPYAVDFRDGWSIDVVNGGEAFAEDSEAGVWERRILDNCLSLWVVNDPIADHYRHRYPHVADRVHVVRNGYDKDSVPSIKPRQPDPEAGLTFGYLGTVNYSTRQLQVVLDAWREAREREPLLRNAKFDIRGHIGAGANREANGLTELIRAAEADGVSFGGPVRKAEVPKVYAGWDALVLILIGGRYVTSGKVYEYMATGLPIVSVHEVDHDASRVLTGHPLWTGACGLDELQLVDSFRRAARMVLEATEAERSGVRAHADPFTRESLMRTGVRQLAERALAARHDLPGDGVPLDEIKSDHGGGVLA from the coding sequence GTGAACGTGCTCCCCTCCAGCAGCGACCGCAAGGTCCCGCCGCACCTGATCTACCTGGCCATCGGCTTCCCACCCGCAGCGAAGAGCTGCGCCTACCGGATGCGCGAGACCGCCAACCAGTTCCGCCAGCTGGGCTGGGACGTCACCGTGGTGACGATCGCCGCCGAGTCCTGGGAGCGTGACTCCGGTCTGGACGTCACGCTGCTGGAGCAGGTGGATCCCGGGATCAAGGTGGTGGAGCTGCCGCTCGCCCGGGAGGATCTCGAAACCGACATCCGCAAGTTCAGCGAGGAACGCGCGCTGCGCCCGGTCAAGTGGCTGAGCAACCTCCGCAAGCGGGAGACGAAGATCTTCCCGGAGCCGGTGTTCGGCGGTTGGCGGAGCACCCTCGAACAGGCGGTCCTCGACATCCACGAGCAGCACCCGGCCGACCTGCTGTTGGCCAGTTGCGTGCCGTACGTGAACCTGGCCGCCGCGTGGAAGCTCTACGAGACGCACCGCGTTCCCTACGCGGTCGACTTCCGCGACGGCTGGTCGATCGACGTGGTCAACGGCGGTGAGGCGTTCGCCGAGGACTCGGAGGCCGGTGTCTGGGAGCGTCGCATCCTCGACAACTGTCTCTCGCTGTGGGTGGTCAACGACCCGATCGCCGACCACTACCGGCACCGGTACCCGCACGTCGCCGACCGGGTGCACGTCGTGCGCAACGGTTACGACAAGGACAGCGTGCCTTCGATCAAGCCGCGGCAGCCGGATCCCGAGGCCGGGTTGACCTTCGGTTACCTCGGTACGGTCAACTACTCCACCCGGCAGTTGCAGGTGGTGCTGGATGCCTGGCGGGAGGCCCGCGAGCGGGAACCACTGCTGCGTAACGCCAAATTCGACATCCGTGGCCACATCGGTGCCGGCGCCAACCGGGAGGCCAACGGGCTCACCGAGCTCATCCGCGCGGCCGAGGCCGACGGGGTCTCCTTCGGCGGTCCGGTCCGCAAGGCGGAGGTGCCGAAGGTCTACGCCGGCTGGGACGCGCTGGTGCTGATCCTGATCGGCGGGCGCTACGTCACCTCCGGCAAGGTGTACGAATACATGGCCACCGGTCTGCCGATCGTGTCGGTGCACGAGGTCGATCACGACGCCTCCCGGGTGCTCACCGGACATCCACTGTGGACCGGCGCCTGCGGGTTGGACGAGTTGCAGCTGGTGGACAGCTTCCGGCGCGCAGCCCGGATGGTGCTGGAGGCGACCGAGGCCGAACGGTCCGGCGTACGCGCCCACGCGGACCCCTTCACCCGCGAGAGCCTGATGCGCACGGGCGTCCGGCAGCTGGCGGAACGGGCGCTCGCCGCCCGGCACGACCTGCCCGGCGACGGTGTGCCGCTGGACGAGATCAAGTCCGACCATGGGGGCGGAGTACTCGCATGA